The following are encoded together in the Alphaproteobacteria bacterium genome:
- the rnhA gene encoding ribonuclease HI: MTKDDDVVEIFTDGACSGNPGRGGWGALLRYNGAEKEISGSAKDTTNNRMELMAAIMALETLKRSSCVKLYTDSQYVRNGITEWVSSWQKRGWKTADKKPVKNVDLWKRLIEAAAPHDVEYIWVRGHDGHVENERADALARAASEG, translated from the coding sequence ATGACGAAGGACGATGATGTTGTCGAGATATTCACGGATGGCGCGTGCAGCGGTAATCCGGGCCGCGGCGGCTGGGGCGCGCTTTTGCGCTATAACGGCGCGGAAAAGGAAATATCGGGCAGCGCCAAGGATACGACCAATAACCGCATGGAGCTGATGGCCGCTATCATGGCGCTCGAAACGCTTAAACGCTCATCGTGCGTGAAGCTTTATACAGACAGCCAGTATGTGCGCAACGGCATCACCGAATGGGTGTCTTCATGGCAGAAGCGCGGCTGGAAAACCGCCGACAAAAAGCCGGTGAAGAATGTCGATCTGTGGAAACGCCTGATCGAAGCTGCGGCGCCGCACGATGTCGAATACATATGGGTGCGCGGCCATGACGGCCATGTGGAGAACGAGCGCGCCGACGCGCTCGCGCGCGCCGCAAGCGAAGGCTAA
- a CDS encoding redoxin family protein, with translation MTIKTGDKIPAIALKQLTADGMQDLNTESVFKGKKVVMFAVPGAFTPTCSARHLPGYVNNLNSFKQQGIEVACLSVNDPFVMDAWAKQGNASGITMLADGNASFTKALGLEMDGSGYGLGTRCQRFALYAEDGVVKQLAVEAPGQFEVSSAEAMLQMVGKAKAA, from the coding sequence ATGACCATCAAGACCGGCGACAAAATCCCCGCTATCGCGCTTAAGCAACTGACCGCGGACGGCATGCAGGACCTGAACACCGAAAGCGTTTTCAAGGGCAAAAAGGTCGTGATGTTTGCGGTTCCCGGCGCTTTCACGCCGACCTGCTCGGCCCGCCATCTGCCCGGCTATGTCAACAACCTAAACTCCTTCAAGCAGCAAGGCATCGAAGTTGCCTGCCTTTCGGTCAACGACCCGTTCGTGATGGACGCGTGGGCCAAGCAGGGCAACGCCTCGGGCATCACCATGCTCGCGGACGGCAACGCCAGCTTCACCAAGGCGCTCGGGCTTGAAATGGACGGCAGCGGTTACGGCCTCGGCACACGCTGCCAGCGTTTTGCGCTTTATGCCGAAGACGGCGTCGTGAAGCAGCTTGCGGTCGAAGCGCCGGGCCAGTTCGAGGTTTCGAGCGCGGAAGCGATGCTGCAAATGGTCGGCAAGGCGAAAGCGGCTTAA
- a CDS encoding copper resistance protein encodes MIRLLSTLIVFAAVIIGMPAAQAATSTPWQSNEQLSVRLLSGVNAVGDLSVIPLGLEVKLAPEWDTYWRSPGDAGMPPNIDWLKSQPDGNIDSITILYPAPHRFTMQGLDTFGYSTHVIFPLELQPREPGKPVTLDARVDILVCKNICIPHRFDMKLALPTGAAARSDVAALIDEYRAKVPRDSDEAGLKVTAAVMDVENGVLTVDIASEKPLQMPDVFVETSESLIFSAAATEISPDTLFAEMRLPLAAMSDKEALRGGLPLTLTVTDGDRSREQKVDLILEAQPALSEEPATELDPPNDGLLLVILFALIGGFILNLMPCVLPVLSLKILSVISHGGGERATVRRSFLTTSAGIVFSFLVLAGMMIALKAAGLAVGWGVQFQQPLFIVFLCVLLVLFAANLWELLGVRLPYWLSDQVAYASYHPRLAGDFTTGAFATLLATPCTAPFLGTAIGFALAAGTTEILLVFFALGTGMALPYLLIAWRPGLATLLPRPGHWITGLRRILGLALIVTAAWLLFVLSTQASVDAALAVAACLGGTVLLLAAKRLTEGHVRRAIKAAIALLIGTCFILAALGAPDPAEPPAYTGAYNWHKFDEEQIPVLVGAGKTVFVDVTASWCLTCKANKRFVLDTEDVREALFADDVVAMEADWTNPDPAIAAYLKKHKRYGIPFNVVYGPGSKRPILLPELLTESIVLKALKKARAAQ; translated from the coding sequence ATGATTCGCTTGCTTTCCACGCTAATTGTTTTTGCCGCCGTCATCATAGGCATGCCCGCCGCGCAAGCCGCGACCAGCACGCCATGGCAATCCAATGAACAGCTAAGCGTGCGCCTGCTTTCCGGGGTCAATGCCGTGGGCGACCTGAGCGTGATCCCGCTCGGGCTCGAAGTGAAACTGGCGCCGGAATGGGATACCTATTGGCGCTCGCCCGGCGATGCCGGTATGCCGCCGAATATCGATTGGCTCAAATCGCAACCGGACGGAAACATCGACAGCATTACAATCCTGTACCCGGCGCCCCACCGCTTCACGATGCAGGGCCTGGATACGTTCGGCTACAGCACGCATGTTATCTTCCCGCTTGAATTGCAGCCGCGCGAGCCGGGCAAGCCCGTGACGCTCGATGCACGCGTGGATATTCTGGTGTGCAAGAATATATGCATCCCCCACCGTTTTGATATGAAGCTCGCGCTGCCCACAGGCGCGGCCGCGCGCAGCGATGTCGCGGCGCTGATCGACGAATACCGCGCCAAGGTCCCGCGCGATAGCGACGAAGCCGGGCTAAAGGTCACGGCCGCTGTGATGGATGTCGAAAACGGCGTGCTGACGGTCGATATCGCATCCGAAAAGCCGCTGCAGATGCCGGATGTGTTCGTCGAAACATCCGAAAGCCTGATCTTCTCCGCCGCCGCGACCGAAATAAGCCCCGATACGCTGTTCGCCGAAATGCGCCTGCCGCTGGCCGCCATGTCGGACAAGGAAGCGTTGCGCGGGGGGCTGCCGCTTACGCTGACCGTCACGGATGGCGATCGTTCGCGCGAACAGAAGGTCGATCTCATCCTCGAAGCGCAGCCCGCCCTATCAGAGGAGCCCGCGACCGAACTGGACCCACCAAATGACGGGCTTTTGCTCGTCATTCTTTTCGCGCTGATCGGCGGCTTTATCCTCAACCTCATGCCTTGCGTGCTGCCGGTGCTTTCGCTGAAGATTTTGTCGGTTATCAGTCATGGCGGCGGGGAGCGGGCGACCGTGCGGCGCAGCTTCCTGACCACCAGCGCGGGCATCGTCTTTTCCTTTCTCGTGCTCGCGGGCATGATGATCGCGCTGAAGGCGGCAGGGCTTGCGGTCGGCTGGGGCGTACAGTTTCAGCAGCCCCTGTTCATCGTGTTTCTTTGCGTGCTGCTGGTTCTGTTCGCCGCAAATCTTTGGGAATTGCTTGGCGTTCGCCTGCCTTACTGGCTCAGCGATCAGGTCGCTTACGCCAGCTACCACCCTCGGCTGGCGGGTGATTTCACCACCGGCGCCTTCGCCACTCTGCTCGCCACGCCTTGCACCGCACCGTTTCTCGGCACCGCCATCGGTTTCGCGCTCGCAGCCGGCACAACGGAAATATTGCTGGTTTTCTTCGCGCTCGGCACCGGCATGGCATTGCCATACCTTCTGATCGCATGGCGGCCGGGGCTGGCCACTTTATTGCCCCGCCCCGGCCACTGGATAACGGGGCTGCGCCGTATTCTCGGCCTCGCGCTGATCGTGACCGCCGCGTGGCTGCTTTTCGTGCTTTCAACGCAAGCGAGTGTGGATGCCGCACTGGCCGTTGCCGCCTGCCTCGGCGGCACCGTGCTGCTGCTTGCCGCCAAGCGCCTTACCGAAGGGCATGTGAGGCGCGCGATCAAAGCCGCAATCGCGCTGCTAATCGGCACATGCTTTATCCTCGCCGCGCTTGGCGCGCCCGACCCCGCCGAACCGCCCGCCTATACCGGCGCATATAATTGGCACAAGTTCGATGAAGAACAGATCCCCGTGCTGGTCGGCGCCGGCAAAACCGTGTTCGTGGATGTTACGGCTTCATGGTGCCTGACATGCAAGGCGAACAAGCGCTTCGTGCTCGATACCGAAGATGTGCGCGAAGCCTTGTTCGCAGACGATGTCGTCGCGATGGAGGCGGACTGGACAAACCCGGACCCGGCCATCGCCGCCTATCTGAAGAAGCATAAACGCTATGGTATTCCCTTTAACGTCGTTTACGGCCCGGGCAGCAAGCGGCCCATCCTGTTGCCTGAACTTTTGACCGAAAGCATCGTCTTGAAAGCCTTGAAGAAAGCGCGCGCCGCGCAATAA
- a CDS encoding YqgE/AlgH family protein, which produces MPEKPGSKATKSETNWLTGQLLIAMPTMADPRFAHAVIYMCSHNEQGAMGLIVNRLYGSLNFRTLLEQLDLTLADAAHDVRVHFGGPVESNRGFVLHTADYRREGTMMIDDGIGMTATVEILQELSRGQGPEQCLLALGYAGWQPGQLNAELQANGWLTSSSDTGFLFDGQLENKWERAIARLGISPAMLSGDAGHA; this is translated from the coding sequence ATGCCGGAAAAACCGGGTTCGAAGGCAACGAAAAGCGAAACCAACTGGTTAACCGGCCAGCTGCTTATCGCCATGCCCACCATGGCCGACCCGCGCTTCGCGCACGCGGTCATTTATATGTGTTCGCACAACGAACAGGGCGCGATGGGGCTTATCGTCAATCGTCTTTACGGTTCACTGAATTTCCGCACGCTGCTCGAACAGCTCGATCTTACGCTCGCGGACGCGGCGCATGATGTGCGCGTGCATTTCGGCGGGCCGGTGGAAAGCAACCGCGGTTTTGTACTGCATACCGCCGATTACCGGCGCGAAGGCACGATGATGATCGATGACGGGATCGGCATGACCGCGACGGTGGAGATTTTGCAGGAACTTTCGCGGGGGCAGGGGCCGGAACAGTGCCTGCTCGCGCTTGGCTATGCCGGGTGGCAGCCGGGGCAGCTGAATGCCGAATTGCAAGCGAACGGCTGGCTTACATCGTCAAGCGATACCGGGTTTTTGTTTGACGGCCAGCTCGAAAACAAATGGGAGCGCGCGATCGCGCGGCTCGGTATCTCTCCCGCCATGCTTTCGGGCGATGCCGGTCATGCCTGA
- a CDS encoding methyltransferase domain-containing protein, whose translation MPVMPEALRREPFADHFSGHADIYARYRPRYPDALFDHIANLCPAREIVWDCGTGNGQAAVGLAARFAHVFATDPSAEQIARAAPCPNITYSIAAERAPLDAGAADLVSAAMAAHWFDHGRFNAEARRALKPGGVIALWAYGFFRSREPAIDAAINEIAHGAFGPYWQPQNKLIWGGYKDIPFPFDELPAPDVAIAAAHDLPHMLGYLSSWSAAQKFAAQNGAAALKEVYAPLAALWGDPATVRDFSCPLAIRLGRV comes from the coding sequence ATGCCGGTCATGCCTGAAGCCTTGCGGCGCGAACCGTTCGCCGATCATTTCTCCGGCCATGCCGATATTTATGCGCGCTACCGCCCGCGCTATCCCGATGCCTTGTTCGATCATATCGCCAATCTGTGCCCGGCGCGCGAGATCGTTTGGGATTGCGGCACCGGCAACGGGCAGGCGGCCGTGGGCCTCGCAGCCCGTTTTGCGCACGTATTCGCGACCGATCCGAGCGCGGAGCAAATCGCCCGCGCCGCGCCGTGCCCGAATATCACATACAGCATAGCGGCCGAACGCGCGCCGCTTGATGCCGGCGCGGCTGATCTTGTCAGCGCGGCCATGGCGGCGCACTGGTTCGATCACGGCAGGTTCAACGCCGAAGCGCGGCGCGCGCTGAAGCCCGGCGGCGTTATCGCGCTGTGGGCTTATGGGTTCTTTCGCTCCCGCGAACCGGCGATAGACGCGGCGATAAACGAGATTGCGCATGGCGCGTTCGGCCCCTATTGGCAGCCGCAGAACAAGCTTATTTGGGGCGGGTACAAAGATATTCCGTTTCCGTTCGATGAATTGCCGGCACCGGATGTTGCGATTGCCGCCGCGCACGATCTGCCGCACATGCTTGGCTATCTGTCAAGTTGGTCGGCGGCGCAGAAATTTGCGGCGCAAAACGGCGCGGCGGCGCTTAAAGAGGTTTATGCGCCGCTTGCCGCGCTATGGGGCGACCCCGCGACGGTGCGCGATTTTTCCTGCCCGCTTGCGATCAGGTTGGGGCGAGTTTAG